The sequence aaaataaagctacaacgaaggcaatgatgctgattgatgtccccctgacggcaaaggaacatttgcttgaaacattttgtaatttgcatttggagaaacagttacttagggtggtcaagataaatgggacaccctgtgtagtGTCATAGAATTGGCTATGCTATAAAGACGTTAGGTAGCATACCGACTTTGTTTACTACATTTTATCATAGATTAGTAGTGCAATGTACCATTATCACATGTAAAATAGACAGGTTGTAGATTGGATATTTGTTTAGCTTTTTCATTTACAATTCTTAATATCGTGAAGTTATTTAGGTTTACCCTATTAGCCTAACACAAGCTAACTACCAAAGAATCCCCTCTGATAGACATTGAGACCGATTCAGCCATATAAGCACAGACAGTAAAAGGACTAGACATGAGATTCCATGTTTCTGGTCTTTAGCCTCTTGTGGCACACGTCACAGCAATAAGGGCACTAAACTAAATGCACTTTCAAGTGTCGATTGAGGTTTGATCTATGTGAAAATTTCTTGTGGCAGACGCCACAGCTGAATGGGCGTTCCCCAGTGTGCAGTCGGGCGTGACTGATCAGGTTGCTTCGGCGCGTGAATCTCTTCTGACACACCTCACAGCCGTAGGGACCTTCCCCTGCGTGCACAACCGAATGCGCATTCAGGGCGCTTGTGCTTACGAATGTCTTACGACACACGTCACAAGCGTAAGGGCGTTCGCCTGTGTGCACTCGCGAATGGATCTGCAGTTCCCTTCGACACATGAACGTCTTGTGACACACTTCACAGATGTAGGGACACTGGTTCACGTGTCGAAGTACGTGGTACCGCAAACAGTCGCTTCTTCGGAATGTCTTATGGCACATGTCACAAATGTACGGGCGTTCACCAGTGTGCAGTCGGAAGTGGATCTTCAGACTGGTAGTAGTTGTGAATGTCTTGTGGCACACAACGCAGGAGTGCCGAATTTCGCGGGTATCCACGTGACTGTGCTCCACCAGGTCCTGGAAATGTGCAAAcgtctttttgccgatgatgcagcTATGCACGAGTGGTCGTGCATCACTTTTATACTGATAGGATACTTCCTGGTTGGTGGAGCACTGCATGGCGCTGTCACTTTCTGCAGGCAGCTCAGCTCTGGTAACGAAACCGCCATTGCCACCATTCCTGTTGTCATCCACCACGCCAACGGCGATAATACTGCAGAAATGCGGAAAAATTTGTGTcagaaaagtttgtaacaacaTTGAAATATTACAAATGAAAACTTAtattaacccttaactcacgaggtaACATTTCTGTAAAGTTTACTACAGTATAGCGTTTTTGGGAGCCCAAGGCTAAAACTAAGAATTAAAACGCAAATCATTTGAGATTTTTAATTCATGTTATACAGtgtggtccaatgatagtgaccgggccaaatatttcacgaaataagcgtcaaacgaaaaaactacaaagaacgaaagaacgaaaaccagatggccctatggttcgCCGCTAGATAGcgttgccatagatcaaacggatatcaactgcgttttttttgtttttttttttttttaactaggaacccccattttttattacatattcgtttggtacgtaaagaaatatgcatattttagttggaccacttttttcgctttgtaatagtcacaaacatttggctctcaattttagatgaacagttggtaacaggtaggttttttaaattaaaatacagaacgtaggtacgtttgaacattttatttcggttgttccaatgtgatacatgtacctttgtggactatttctgagaacgcatgctgttacagcgagattacccgtaactaccacattaatgcaataaatgctcaaaatggtgtccgtcaacttcaatgcaatttggcaacacgtgtaacgacattcctctcaacagcgagtagttcgccttccgtaatgttcgcacatgcattgacaatgcgctgacacatgttgtcaggcgttgtcggtggatcacgatagcaaatatccttcaactttcaccacagaaagaaatccggggacgtcagatccggtgaacacgcgggccgtggtatggtgcttcgaggatcaatccacctgtcgtgaaatatgctgtgcaatactgcttcaaccacacacgagctatgtgccggacatccatcatgttggaagtacatcgccattccgccCTGCAGTGAAacctcttgtagtaacatcggtagaacatcacgtaggaaatcagcatacattgcaccatttagatagccattgataaaatgggggccaattatccttcctcccataatgccgcaccatacattaacacgccaaggtcgctgatgttccacttgttgcagccatcgtggatttttcgttgtccaatagtgcatattatggcggtttacgttaccgatgttggtgaataacgcttcgtcgctaaatagaacgcgtgcaaaaaaactgttaacatcccgtaatttctcttgtgcccagtggcagaactctacacgacgttcaaagtcgtcgcagtgcaattcctggtgcatagaaatatggtacgggtgcgatcgatgttgatgtagcattctcaacaccgacgtttttgagattcccgattctcgcgcagtttgtctgctactgatgtgcggattagccgcgacagcagcaaaaacacctacttgggcatcatcatttgttgcaggtcgtggttggcgtttcacatgtggctgaacacttcctgtttccttaaataacgtaactatccggtgaacggtccggacactttgatgacgtcgtccaggataccgagcagcatacatagcacacgcccgttgggcattttgatcacaatagccatacatcaacacgatatcgaccttttccgcaattggtaaacggtccattttaacacgggtaatgtatcacgaagcaaataccgtcctcactgctggaatgttacgtgataccacgtacttatacgtttgtgactattgcagcgccatctatcacaaagtgaaaaacgtggtccaactaaaacattcatatttctttacatactacacgaatatgtaataaaaatagggggtcctatttaaaaaagcgcagttgatatccgtttgacctatggcagcgccatcttgcgggccaaccatagcgccatctggtttcccccttcaagccagaaaagtttcgttctttgtagtttttttttcgtttgatacttatttcgtgagatatttcgccaggtcactatcaatggaccaccctataactCTTATCTTCAcagttatttaagtgttgtttaaatacttCTCCGCGATCTTATTGAATACTTCTCCGCGATCTTATTGCACTAAATAACACACGTAGTACTTTACTTTTCATCAGACAAGATTACATACTTTGTCCAGTTTTTTAAATAGCATACAAATAAAAAACTGCTAGACAACTAAACTCTACATTCTTTGTaacttgtaaattttcacaaagAACTAATTTCCATGgtgtaaacttgaaaataaaaattccactCGATAGATACAAAAAGGAAGTCTGCAAACTGCATCAATACTCGGAAGAAATTTGATTTTATCTAACAATCTTAGTATTTTATTGGAGAAACCGAAAGGTTCTCATCACAACTTTTCTGACATTTTTCCTCTGAATGACTCCCTTGTTCGCCAGCAGAGTTGCGATAACTGGATATTGTAAAATCATCATCTTATTCATCTATTTCGTAATGTGTATCACTGATATTTTCCTCCGTCCACTGCCTATCAATTTCATGAAACTTGGGATCGTTAAAACTGACGCGCAGCTGCAAACACAATTTGGTAAGGTAAATTGTTAACAGGGCGTAGCCTAGGAGATCCGAACACCGGTCAATAACACGTATCAACAACAAACAAGGAAGGCGATAACGCAATCGACAATAAAGCATCGTAAGGTTGGCTTTTTAAGCAGGATAGTAGGGAGTATAGGAAAATTCCGCCAGAAATGACCTTAGAGAGTGAGTGAGTTCGAAAACTTACGCGCAGTCTCtgagaccacacctcgtgagttaagggttacTTTAAGGATTCTGTATCCGAACACATTACAAATATTTGCTACATTTTGGCATGTTTCTTACTCTTATTCCTAAGCGTTTGTGCGTATTATGTTTTTatgtgtaaacagtgaaacagcaACAAATTTTAAACTAAGCAacagcaaaaagaatttttttctgtcgACTATGCTGGATCATAATCGTTGAACAGCATTCTACGTGCATTGGGAGTACTTTATGAATTAGGATAAACTTGGGCGGCAGTGCAGATGGGGAGCATAAATTTTGTTGTGTGTCATGGTACATTATCAAAATATTTGTTGTTTCCTGTGGAATGGTACAGATCAGATTAATGATTCGTGTTAGTTTTTCCACTGATTTGAAGTTTCAGCGTGAAAGAATTTAATGAAGGCATTTTTTCAGGCACTATACATCTGCGAAGTGTCGGCGTTTGCGAAAGTAATGAACTAGTAAACGAGAAGTTTGTTACCGTAAATAACAATTATAACACGTAAGCTTTCTTCTTCTTTTCGAAAATTAGTGATGTAGTGTAGGGAAACCCACAGTCTAACGTGTTAGACTGTAGCGGCGACTGCAGGATTTTATGTCAGTTGGGGCAAGACATATTATCCATAAGTATGATTCAGAACTTTTGAAAACATTGGCATTCGCTCATCATTTTCTCCTAATGTTTCCGACAGTGTAATTTTAGTGCCTGTCAGTGTTGTAAATTTAAACAAGCAAGCAGTAAACCTGTTTTTACATTCGCAGTATGCAAGTTTTCCAGTCATTGGTCTTATTTTGGGCTGGTACAGTCGTAAGTGTTATTCTCTCAACGAATTGTTTTTCTGCCATTGGAAACTTCGTACTGATAACGTTTCTCAAATATTGCTTTTGAACCACAACTACAAGCTTCAACATCGATTTTCAAATAGATTTACGTGGAAACTGTACGATTACCCATAACATAAAAGTACCGCCTACAGTTTGTATCAGAATTTAAATAGTTTTGGGTCGAGAAAGAAATATTGGTGGCATTTTGGCGCGTTTTCAACAAGCTTCCACAATTTTTCACCATCTGTCTCGACTCTAAACTGTAATAAATTATCAAAAAGAGTATTTAATTGGATTTTAGGCCTCCGTATCTCAATCGGTATAAAACAAACCCTTAAATAATCACTTTGTTGccggtctgtctgtccgactgttaaacccATTTTTCTCACGAACGGGTTGACGTATTAccttgaaatttacgtcacatactaaaaACTACGGTGCCTTGGCGATCTGAGATATTGAAATTTCTAAGAGATACGGTCATTTACGCGTATGCCACGTATTTTGGTATTCGAAGACTCACTAATCAAAAGCTACAGAGTACGTACCGTTTACCtacagtcatgaaatttggcaagaagcatggTTCTACAGTAGAAGtaaagaaaaaatccgaaaactgtggaTGTGTGATTACGCAACATGAGAAAAATTCTTTGGCAATTTTTGCCTGACCACACCACCTGTCTGTCCGCCTGTTAAAGACCCCTTTTTCTCTGGAAGAAGTATATGTATCAAGTTGAAACTCATGTTATGTGCTAAGGTCTGTGCTAACTTAGTAGACAAAGGTACTTAAGCTTCTAGGTGAACATAGACACAATacattgtcacatattttgatactcgcaaactcaactCATCGAAACATGAatggtacttcccgttgacttagCATCCTGAAATTTGGCAAAACGCAACGTTTTACAATacgagttattgttgttgttgttgttgttgttgttgtggtcttaagtcctgagactggtttgatgcagctctccatgctactctatcctgtgcatcttcatatcccagtacctactgcaacctacatccttctgaatctgtttagagtattcatctcttggtctctctctacgatttttaccctccacgctgccctaaaatacaaaattggtgatctcttgatgtatcagaacatgtcctaccaaccgatccctacttctactcaagttgtgccacaaactcttcttctccccaattctatccaataccgcCTCATTACCTATGTGATttccccgtctaatcttcagcactcttctgtagcaccacatttcgaaagcttctattctcttatgtctaaactatttatcgtccatgtttcacttccatacatggctacactccatacaaatactttcagaaatgtcttcctgacacttaaatctatactcaatgttaacaaatttctcttcttcagaaacgctttccttgccattgccagtctacattttatatcctctctacttcgaccatcatcagttattttgctccccaaacagcaaaactcctttactacttcaagtgtctcagttcctaatataataccctaagaatcacccgatttaattcgactacattccattatcctcgttttgcttttgttggcgttcatcttatatcctcctttcaagacactgtccattccgttcaactgttcttccaagtccgttgctgtctctgacagaattacaatgtcatcggcgaacctcaaaatattTATTTCCTCTCCACCTTCTCCGAATTtctctcttgtttccttcactagttgctcagtgtacagattgaataacatcggggagaggctacaaccctgtctcactccgttcccaaccgctgcttccctttcatgtccctcgactcttataactgccatctggtttctgtacaaattgtaaatagcctttcgctccctgtattttacccctgccatctttagaatttaaaagagagtattccagtcaacattgtcaaaagctttctctaagtctacaaacgccttTCTTtattctgttttctaagataagtcgtagggtcagtattgcctcacgtgttccaaaatttctacggaatccaaactgatcttccccgaggtcggcttctactagtttttccattcgtctgttaataattggcgtcagtattttgcagctgtgacttattaaactgatagttcggtaattttcacacttgtcaacacctgctttctttgggattggaattattatattcttcttgaagtctgagggaattttgcctgtttcatacatcttgctcaccagatggtagagttttgtcaggactggctctcccaatgccgtcagtagttgtaatggaatgttgtctactccagggaccttgtttcgactcaggtctttcagtgctctgtcaaactcttcacgcagtatcatttctcccatttcatcatcatctacatctccttccatttccataatattgtcctcatgaacatcgccgttgtataaaccttcgatatactcaaatggttcaaatggctctgagcagtatgggactcaactgctgtggtcattagtccccgagaacttagaactacttaaacctaactaacctaaggacatcacacacatccatgcccgaggcaggattcgaacctgcgaccgtagcagtcgcacggttccggactgcgcgcctagaaccgtgagaccaccgcggccggcctttcgatatactccttccacctttctgctttcccttctttgcttagaattgggtttccattaaagctcttgacattcaagcaagtggttctcttttctccaaaggtctctttaattttcctgtaggctgtatctatcttacccctggtgatatacgcctctacatccttacatttgtcctctagccatccctgcttagccattttgcatttttctgtcgatctaatttttgagacgtttgcattcctttttgcctgattcatttactgcatttttgtattttctcctttcatcagttacattcagtatctcttctgttacgcaaggatttctattagccctcgtcattttacctacttgatcctctgctgccttcagagcttcagagctactcattcttcgtctactgtatttgctccccccattcctgttaattgttcccttattctgtccctgaaactctgtagaccctctggtttagtcagttgagtcaaggtcccatctcctcaaattaccacctttttgcagtttcttcagttttaatctacagttcaagtaaagaagagaaaatcagaaaattgtGAATTTATACGTATATAACGCGaaaaaaaatttttgtaatttatcaTCCGATTTCAGTGTTGAAATTGAAACTTTCTCGAAAGTCTCGGTATCGCAGGGAGCGACGTCTCACCcgcatcaatgtcgataacaggcaaaaattgtcgacGTTTTAGAATACCTAAATGGATGAATtgtctatatacgtaattaattaagtggttcaaatgggtctgagcagtatgggactcaactgctgaggtcatcagtcccctagaacttagaactacttaaacctaactaacctaaggacatcacacacatccatgcccgacgcaggattcgaacctgcgaccgtagcgcctagaaccgcttggtcacaccgggCGGCCTATGTAATTAAGTTTAGACTGAAACGGTTAGGGCACGGGTCCTACCCGCACTGCGGCACGTTCTTACTTCTAAAGTCACGTCCAGTAAAAGATAAACCAATACGTAAGAACCAATCGATATCAACTTAGTGCGAtcagttttgtgttaatttttcaAGATTGTGACTGGGGAGTTGTTCTACTCTCTATGTTTCGGCGTTTTATGATGTTAACAAAATTACTTGActttctatctacactcctggaaatggaaaaaagaacacattgacaccggtgtgtcagacccaccatacttgctccggacactgcgagagggctgtacaagcaatgatcacacgcgcggcacagcggacacaccaggaaccgcggtgttggccgtcgaatggcgctagctgagcagcatttgtgcaccgccgccgtcagtgtcagccagtttgccgtggcatacggagttccatcgcagtctttaacactggtagcatgccgcgacagcgtggacgtgaaccgtatgtgcagttgacagactttgagcgagggcgtatactgggcatgcgggaggccgggtggacgtaccgccgaattgctcaacacgtggggcgtgaggtctccacagtacatcgatgttgtcgccagtggtcggcggaaggtgcacgtgcccgtcgacctgggaccggaccgcagcgacgcacagatgcacgccaagaccgtaggatcctacgcagtgccgtaggggaccgcaccgccacttcgcagcaaattagggacactgttgctcctggggtatcgccgaggaccattcgcaaccgtctccatgaagctggactacggtcccgcacaccgttagaccgtcttccgctcacgccccaacatcgtgcagcccgcctccagtggtgtcgcgacaggcttgaatggagggacgaatggagacgtgtcgtcttcagcgatgagagtcgcttctgccttggtgccaatgatggtcgtattcgtgtttggcgccgtgcaggtgagcgccacaatcaggactacatacgaccgaggcacacagggccaacacccggcatcatggtgtggggagcgatcccctacactggccgtacacctctggtgatcgtcgaggggacactgaatagtgcacggtacatccaaaccgtcatcgaacccatcgttctaccattcctagaccagcaagggaacttgctgttccaacaggacaatgcacatccgcatgtatcccgtgccacccaacgtgctctagaaggtgtaagtcaactaccctggccagcaagatctccggatctgtcccccattgagcatgtttgggactggctgaagcgtcgtctcacgcggtctgcacgtccagcacgaacgctggtccaactgaggcgccaggtggaaatggcatggcaagccgttccacaggactacatccagcatctctacgatcgtcgccatgggagaatagcagcctgcattgctgcgaaaggtggacatacactgtactagtgccgacattgtgcatgctctgttgcctgtgtctatgtgcctgtggttctgtcagtgtgatcatgtgatgtatctgaccccaggaatgtgtcaataaagtttccccttcctgggacaatgaattcacggtgttcttatttcaatttccaggagtgtacatcttccTACCATATAGAATTTACAAGTAGTTTCGCAGACTCACGAAACTTTTTGAAATTGTTGAATGGATGGCTTATGACTACGCAACTTAGAAAAGGCGCTTCTGGTTGCTGTACAATAAACCAACCATGGATATAACGATAAACAGTCCAACGAAATGTTCCTTTTATACTATCTACGTCATTCTCAAAATTATAattttcgtcagattgtccgcctgcttagctgggtggtaacgggcATACCTACCGTGCaagagggccctggttcgattcccggccgggttggacattttctccgctcgtggactgggtgttgtgttgtcctcatcgtcatttcatcctccacaccggcacacaagtcgcccaatgtggcgtcgactggagTTAGACTTGCACTTAGGGGCCGAACTTTCcgcagatggggcctcccggccaacaatgccatacgctcatttccatttttttttcgtcAGATTGCCGTAGATCGAATGCAATCTTATAATTCAGGGAATCGTCAATCTCCTCTTTTTCAAGGAAATTTCGAACATCGGAAATATGTTCCATAAAAGCATTTCCAGCCTGCAGATGTACTGACAAGGTATagattgaatcttcctggcagattaaaactgtgtgccggaccgagactcgaattcgggacatatgcctttcgcgggcaagtgctataccaactgagctacctaagcacgactgacactccgtccttacagctttaattctgccagtacctcgcctcctacctcccaaagtttacagaagaaaggatatgcgcagacactttcagaagtgctagttctgcaagtttcgcaggacagattctgcaaagtttggaaggtaggaggccaggtgctggcagaagtacagctgtgaggacggggcgtcagtcgtgcttgggtagctcagttggtagagcacctgcccgcaaaaggcaaaggttccgagttcgagtctcgctccggcacacagttttaatctgccaggaagttagcgcacactccgcagcagagtgaaaatctcattaagatATACATTTTCTCCATCATTAAAATTAGTGTGATTTTAATACAGATATTTGAATCTGACTCGCCGTTCTCTACATGCTAAGTAGACAAAATACGTGAGATACATCCTAATATGGTGTCAGATCTCGTTTTGCCCGGCTTGGTGCAccagctcgacgtggcgtggactcaacaagtcgctggaatattgagccgtgctgccttcaTAGCCTGCGAAAATGTTGTCagagcagcattttgtgcacgtgctgacctctcgattaagtcccacaaatgttcgatgcaaTTCGTGTCTGGGTAGTCAAACCATTCGTtcgaactctccagaatgttcttcaaaccaatcgcgaacgcaGATAAGATACGAGATATTTGGGCTCATACgaaagacagtcgtttttccctcgctctattttcgagtggaacaggaaaggaaatgaccagtagtggtacagagtaccctccgtcatgcaccgAATGTAGCtcgtggagtatttatgtagatgtagaacaactgtAGCCTGGTGACAGCCCAAAAAATTTAATCGTTGTTTAGGAACAAGTGGTCTCCAGGTGGcctaacacaaccatttccagttgaaagattcagttggaccagaggacccaatacatttcatgtaaacacagcccaccccaTTATGTGGCCACAACTaatttgtacagtgccttgttgacaatttcgaTCCATGGATTCGTGGTGCCCGCGCTTTTCTCGAACCCTGCTCTACCGACTGGAATCGGCACCCACCTGACCAcgctacagttttccagtcgtctggggtccagcagaggcgctgcagacgatctcGTGCTGTTATGAAAGACAATAGCGTCGGccttctgttgccatagcccactaacgccaaatttcgccgcagtctCCTAACTAATTGGTTCGTAATAcgacccacgttgatttctgcagttacttcatggacttgcttgtgtgttagcactgacaactcttaccAAAACGCCGCGGCTCTCGGTCCTtacgtgaaagccgtcggccactgcgtcgcccgcggtgagagataatgcccgaaatttggtattctcggcacactcttgacactgaagaACTCGGATTGTTGAATTCCCTAACTGTT is a genomic window of Schistocerca gregaria isolate iqSchGreg1 chromosome 9, iqSchGreg1.2, whole genome shotgun sequence containing:
- the LOC126292290 gene encoding gastrula zinc finger protein XlCGF52.1-like isoform X2; its protein translation is MEFAGEDIQIKEEPISTDPYHPPEIEQIYIKEENLEFVSEEETGFPPDAIHIKKEPEVQIEAEPTSCESEPESIIAVGVVDDNRNGGNGGFVTRAELPAESDSAMQCSTNQEVSYQYKSDARPLVHSCIIGKKTFAHFQDLVEHSHVDTREIRHSCVVCHKTFTTTTSLKIHFRLHTGERPYICDMCHKTFRRSDCLRYHVLRHVNQCPYICEVCHKTFMCRRELQIHSRVHTGERPYACDVCRKTFVSTSALNAHSVVHAGEGPYGCEVCQKRFTRRSNLISHARLHTGERPFSCGVCHKKFSHRSNLNRHLKVHLV
- the LOC126292290 gene encoding gastrula zinc finger protein XlCGF52.1-like isoform X1; the protein is MEFAGEDIQIKEEPISTDPYHPPEIEQIYIKEENLKLETPEDNDAHDPLKVEEDEFVSEEETGFPPDAIHIKKEPEVQIEAEPTSCESEPESIIAVGVVDDNRNGGNGGFVTRAELPAESDSAMQCSTNQEVSYQYKSDARPLVHSCIIGKKTFAHFQDLVEHSHVDTREIRHSCVVCHKTFTTTTSLKIHFRLHTGERPYICDMCHKTFRRSDCLRYHVLRHVNQCPYICEVCHKTFMCRRELQIHSRVHTGERPYACDVCRKTFVSTSALNAHSVVHAGEGPYGCEVCQKRFTRRSNLISHARLHTGERPFSCGVCHKKFSHRSNLNRHLKVHLV
- the LOC126292290 gene encoding zinc finger protein 250-like isoform X3, which gives rise to MEFAGEDIQIKEEPISTDPYHPPEIEQIYIKEENLKLETPEDNDAHDPLKVEEDEFVSEEETGFPPDAIHIKKEPEVQIEAEPTSCESEPESIIAVGVVDDNRNGGNGGFVTRAELPAESDSAMQCSTNQEVSYQYKSDARPLVHSCIIGKKTFAHFQDLVEHSHVDTREIRHSCVVCHKTFTTTTSLKIHFRLHTGERPYICDMCHKTFRRSDCLRYHVLRHVNQCPYICEVCHKTFMCRRELQIHSRVHTGERPYACDVCRKTFVSTSALNAHSVVHAGEGPYGCEK